Genomic window (Drosophila sulfurigaster albostrigata strain 15112-1811.04 chromosome 2R, ASM2355843v2, whole genome shotgun sequence):
TCCAATTAAATAGAGCATCATTAATTGATCGTTTAAAGCTCATCAATTGTCAATTGGCCATTTGTAAtgtcttatttttattatgttttcatACGTTAAGCTCAACGTCACGCAATGCGCATCACctttagtattattttgcCTTTGCTGGCTTGTGTATTACATAATGTGAGTACAATTTAGTATAGAGGTAGTCAACTACTTATTATTTCTATCTTTCAGGAAGCAGTTCTTTTCAAGTTCACCAATTTTGTATGTGAAAATAATGCTAAGTCTGTTCTTACTGTCGAGGAATGTCGCTTACGAGCTGTTAGTCGCGACAGAAATACTTTCAACTTGAACGTAACACTACTGCATCCAGTTAATTGGGCTCGAATTGATGGACAAATGTTTAAGAAGGGCGGAAGCCTTAGCTATCAGCCTTGGCTATACTCTGCATCAATTGATGGCTGTCGTTTTGTTAAGCGACCTTATCATCCCATTGCTCTTATTGTCTATAGGTTGTTTAAGCCGTTCTCCAATCTCAACCACACTTGTCCCTATGAGGTTAgtaaacaattattttctttcacttGTTAAAGTACATCACAAttcttattcatattttagGGTTCGATTCTTGTAAAAGGATTTTATTTGAGGTGGAACATATTACCAAATGCAATACCAACTGGTGAATATATGTTAAGCATGAACTGGATCTTTTCTAATAATTCAACGTTGTTAacaaatgcatattttgttttcaaagaGGATGCCTAAGATTCTTAAGTACTTTTAatgtgaatataatataagaatactgtttaaaaatgaatatgctAATATTGTGACAAGTACATTTGCGTTTTCGTATTCCCTTTGTGCGAATAACTGTGCTACTTATATATCTAAAAGCAGAGTTAGTCAAAATTGACAAACCCCAATTAAATGGTGCATCATTTAATGGTCGcttgaaatttataaacttttgATTGACCATTTATAAAGTCTTATTTTCATTCTGTGGTCATACGTTAAGCTCAACGTGACGCGATGCGCATAAGTTACAGTATTCTACTGCCTTTACTGGCTTGTGTATTATATAATGTGAGTAATGTTTATTTAGAAAAATggcgttttatttttttgtacttttcaGGAAGCTGTTGTTTTCAAGTTCACCAATTTTGTTTGCGAAAACCACGCAGAAACTCTTCTTGTTATCGAGGAGTGTCGGCTGCGAGCAGTTAGCCGCGAAAAGAATGTTTTCAACTTTAATGTAACACTACTGCATTCAATTAACTCTGGTCGCATAGATTGGCAGATCTTTAAAAAGACCGCTGGCCTTAGCTACCAACCTTGGCTATACCATTCATCAGTTGATGGCTGTCGTTTTGTTAACCGGCCTTATAACCCTATTGCTATTATAGTCTATAGGTTATTTAAACAGTTCTCCAACCTCAACCACTCTTGCCCCTATGAGGAaagtctttatttttattttcatttgttaaacAACAATATTCACAACTCTTATTCTTTCTACAGGGCTCGGTTTATTTAAAAggattttatttaagattcaACATGTTGCCACATGCCATACCGACTGGCGATTATATGTTAGGCCTGACTTGGGTCTTTTCCAATACTTCAAAGTTGATAACCAatgcatattttgcatttcaagaGGATTTCTAGAGTTTGTATGGTCAATGGTTTATTGTAATATCTTAATCGAGAGCGGACCAAGGAATAACTATGACATTAATATAATGTACCAAAGACGTGTGCGTCTGCCAATTCGTTTGTGAGAATAAAAATTTTGAGCTTTTCAAATTGcgcttttaaaattttgattacaGGGTCAAAATTGACTAACTCCAATTAAGTGTGACATCATTAGCTCAatcaaaatgcatattttgcatttcaagaGTAATTCCTTGAGATCTTATCATATGTGCTGTTATTGTGGACAAtagtttattataatataatgataTTCATACGTAATTGCGAGGATACGAGGAAAAATTGTGACAAAAAcatgtgcaaataaatttgttgagcTATTAAAATTACGGGTTTAAAATACTTATTCAAAgaaagaaatgtaaatataatataagaatactgtttaaaaatgaatttgctAATATTTTGACCAGTACATTTGCGTGTTAGTATTCTCTTTGTGCGAATAAATTTAGCATTTGAAATTGtgttaaatattcaaaagcaGAGTTAGTCAAAATTGACAAACTACAATTAAACGGTGCATCATTTATTGATCGCTTGAAATGTATAAACTTTTGATTGgccatttataaaatattaatttccatTCTGTGGTCATACGTTAAGCTCAACGTGACGCGATGCGCATAAGTTACAGTATTCTACTGCCTTTGCTGGCTGTGCTGGTGTTATATAATGtgagtaatatttattttatagaaaaatggcgttttattattttggacTTTTCAGGAAGCTGTTGTTTTCAAGTTCACCAATTTTGTTTGCGAAAACCACGCAGAAACTCTTCTTGTTATCGAGGAGTGTCGGCTGCGAGCAGTTAGCCGCGAAAAGAATGTTTTCAACTTTAATGTAACACTACTGCATTCAATTAACTCTGGTCGCATAGATTGGCAGATCTTTAAAAAGAGCGAAAGCCTTAGCTACCAACCTTGGCTATACCATTCATCAGTTGATGGCTGTCGTTTTGTTAACCGGCCTTATAACCCTATTGCTATTATAGTCTATAGGTTATTTAAACAGTTCTCCAACCTCAACCACTCTTGCCCCTATGAGGAaagtctttatttttattttcatttgttaaacAACAATATTCACAACTCTTATTCTTTCTACAGGGCTCGGTTTATTTAAAAggattttatttaagattcaACATGTTGCCACATGCCATACCGACTGGCGATTATATGTTAGGCCTGACTTGGGTCTTTTCCAATACTTCAAAGTTGATAACCAatgcatattttgcatt
Coding sequences:
- the LOC133839534 gene encoding uncharacterized protein LOC133839534, translated to MFKKGGSLSYQPWLYSASIDGCRFVKRPYHPIALIVYRLFKPFSNLNHTCPYEGSILVKGFYLRWNILPNAIPTGEYMLSMNWIFSNNSTLLTNAYFVFKEDA